One Polaribacter sp. KT25b DNA segment encodes these proteins:
- the ilvD gene encoding dihydroxy-acid dehydratase, protein MELNKHSKRLTQDESQPASQAMLYAVGLTDEDMSRAQVGIASTGYDGNPCNMHLNNLAAEVKVESKIAGLVGLGFNTIGVSDGISMGTSGMNYSLASRDIIADSIETVMNAQSYDALVSVVGCDKNMPGAVIAMLRLNRPSIMMYGGTIASGNYKGKKLNIVSAFEALGQKMAGEIEDDEYREIIKRAIPGAGACGGMYTANTMASAIECMGFGLPYNSSIPAENPNKLSEAERTAIAIKNLLELDLKPLDIISKKSLENAIALVNALGGSTNAVLHFLAIAHAADIEFTLEDFQRVSDRTPLIADLKPSGKYLMEDVHGVGGTPAIMKYLLENGYLHGDCMTVTGKTLAENLADVKAMEFEDQDVIYPKDKALKSSGNLQILFGNLAEEGAVAKISGNEGLLFEGKAVVYNGEQAANTGIINGEVERGDVVVIRYVGPKGGPGMPEMLKPTSLIMGAGLGKSVALITDGRFSGGTHGFVVGHITPEAQSGGTIGLLKTGDKIRISAEDNSINVLISDEELAERKSKWVAPALKHKKGILYKYAKTVASASKGCVTDL, encoded by the coding sequence ATGGAATTAAATAAACATAGCAAAAGATTAACGCAAGATGAATCTCAGCCTGCATCACAAGCAATGTTGTATGCTGTTGGATTAACAGATGAAGACATGAGTAGGGCTCAAGTTGGAATTGCAAGCACAGGTTATGATGGAAATCCTTGTAATATGCATTTAAATAATTTGGCTGCAGAAGTCAAAGTAGAAAGCAAAATTGCAGGTTTAGTTGGTTTAGGATTTAATACAATTGGAGTTTCTGATGGAATTTCTATGGGGACTTCTGGTATGAATTATTCTTTAGCTTCAAGAGATATTATTGCAGATTCTATAGAAACTGTTATGAATGCTCAAAGTTATGATGCATTGGTTTCTGTGGTTGGTTGTGATAAAAATATGCCAGGAGCAGTAATCGCAATGTTACGTTTAAATCGTCCATCAATTATGATGTATGGTGGTACAATTGCATCAGGAAATTACAAAGGAAAAAAATTAAATATCGTTTCCGCCTTTGAAGCTTTAGGTCAAAAAATGGCTGGAGAAATTGAAGATGATGAATATAGAGAAATTATAAAAAGGGCAATTCCAGGAGCAGGTGCTTGTGGAGGAATGTATACAGCAAATACAATGGCTTCTGCAATAGAATGTATGGGGTTTGGGTTGCCTTATAATTCATCAATACCAGCAGAAAATCCGAATAAATTATCAGAAGCGGAAAGAACTGCTATCGCAATTAAAAATTTATTAGAATTAGATTTAAAACCTTTAGATATTATTTCTAAAAAATCTTTAGAAAATGCAATCGCATTGGTAAATGCTTTAGGAGGATCAACAAATGCAGTTTTACACTTTTTAGCAATTGCGCATGCAGCAGATATTGAGTTTACTTTAGAAGATTTTCAAAGAGTTTCAGACAGAACGCCATTAATTGCAGATTTAAAACCATCAGGAAAATACTTAATGGAAGATGTTCATGGGGTTGGAGGTACGCCTGCAATTATGAAATATTTATTAGAAAATGGATATTTACATGGAGATTGTATGACTGTTACAGGTAAAACATTAGCAGAAAATTTAGCAGATGTAAAAGCAATGGAATTTGAAGATCAAGATGTAATTTATCCAAAAGATAAAGCATTAAAATCATCAGGAAACCTACAAATTTTATTTGGAAACTTAGCAGAAGAAGGAGCTGTAGCAAAAATTTCTGGTAATGAAGGTTTATTGTTTGAAGGAAAAGCTGTGGTTTATAATGGAGAACAAGCGGCAAATACAGGAATTATAAATGGAGAAGTAGAAAGAGGAGATGTAGTCGTCATTCGCTATGTTGGACCTAAAGGAGGACCAGGAATGCCAGAAATGTTAAAACCAACTTCTTTAATAATGGGAGCAGGTTTAGGTAAATCTGTAGCTTTAATTACTGATGGTCGTTTTTCTGGAGGAACTCATGGTTTTGTGGTTGGACATATTACACCAGAAGCTCAATCTGGAGGAACAATTGGGTTATTAAAAACTGGAGATAAAATTAGAATTAGTGCAGAAGATAACTCTATAAATGTTTTAATTTCTGATGAAGAATTAGCAGAAAGAAAATCTAAATGGGTTGCACCAGCATTAAAGCACAAAAAAGGGATTTTGTATAAATATGCAAAAACAGTAGCATCAGCATCTAAAGGATGTGTTACAGATTTATAA